The Vibrio nitrifigilis genome window below encodes:
- a CDS encoding sensor domain-containing diguanylate cyclase, producing the protein MNDKLMVTSCEIREVKEQAFSKLKSTNIGELNELDSLLAVVSFQFQSLMVQVTLFDVDNDVLQQYPIAIYGQTLLEPPRISAFNQTVLKAKILTQATLEPGPIYAFGLPLHITDYGDVGVLTLMLRTNIELSDQQIECLSLFSHAIEQILTTRLNRYRSDIISLSIAKNAEQKAITRHMLLLEEVAKVSGVGGWEYDYATQELYITQRTREIHELPNDAQISLEDAFNFYAPEAQDDIRQAVEQAVNVTGIWFCELPFITAKGNRIWVRTSGKAVRENGAVVRLNGAFQDITAIREQEKQLKESEQLAKERSSELQTILANMSQGVAVFDKHSRLKYWNTPYVDILGHDPKQIHHGKLHLDLLKETVREHAQHLEPQQLFDEMQDHFQRGDPLRTKRELLDNRIVTILYSPLPDQGWIITVEDITEREIATSKIAHAAHHDTLTGLANRTLFNESLEKVVLSEEHHQNKCNTVLMLLDLDKFKQINDTHGHLVGDKILKAVAQRLVHAVRCTDVVARLGGDEFAVILSGHDKIYEIAISTAKRIQQTICKPYRIDKLQLKIGISIGLSLVKESDESISDVINRADLALYAVKNSGRNHFLFYDETLERKTNTK; encoded by the coding sequence ATGAATGACAAGCTTATGGTAACGTCTTGTGAGATACGAGAGGTTAAAGAGCAAGCATTTAGCAAACTCAAGTCTACTAATATTGGCGAACTCAACGAATTAGATAGTTTACTGGCTGTCGTCTCTTTCCAATTTCAATCCTTGATGGTTCAAGTCACCCTGTTCGATGTGGATAATGATGTTCTTCAGCAGTATCCTATTGCCATTTATGGTCAAACTCTATTAGAGCCACCTCGCATATCCGCGTTCAATCAAACGGTGTTAAAAGCGAAAATACTGACCCAAGCAACGTTAGAACCAGGGCCAATCTATGCATTTGGACTACCGCTTCATATTACAGATTACGGTGATGTTGGCGTTCTCACTCTTATGCTCAGGACAAACATAGAGTTATCAGATCAACAAATCGAGTGTTTATCCCTATTCTCTCATGCCATTGAACAAATTTTAACGACACGCCTTAATCGATATCGTTCGGATATTATTTCACTTTCTATTGCCAAAAACGCCGAGCAAAAAGCCATCACTAGGCACATGCTATTACTAGAAGAAGTGGCGAAAGTATCCGGTGTGGGGGGATGGGAATATGACTATGCCACTCAAGAGCTTTATATAACTCAAAGGACACGTGAAATTCATGAGTTGCCAAACGATGCGCAAATTTCACTGGAAGATGCCTTTAACTTTTATGCACCAGAAGCTCAGGATGACATTCGCCAAGCTGTTGAACAAGCCGTCAACGTCACCGGAATTTGGTTTTGTGAATTACCCTTTATCACAGCAAAAGGGAATCGCATTTGGGTTCGCACGTCAGGGAAAGCAGTTCGAGAAAACGGCGCAGTGGTAAGACTTAATGGGGCATTCCAAGATATCACTGCTATTCGTGAACAAGAAAAACAGCTCAAAGAGAGCGAGCAATTAGCGAAAGAACGGAGCTCTGAATTACAGACTATTTTGGCAAACATGAGCCAAGGTGTAGCGGTATTTGATAAACACTCACGCCTTAAATACTGGAATACACCGTATGTCGATATCTTAGGCCACGATCCTAAACAAATACATCACGGCAAATTACATCTCGACTTGTTAAAAGAGACGGTGCGTGAACATGCTCAACACCTCGAACCTCAGCAACTATTTGATGAGATGCAAGATCACTTCCAACGAGGAGACCCCTTACGGACTAAGCGTGAATTACTCGATAACCGCATCGTGACTATTCTGTACTCTCCGTTACCTGATCAAGGCTGGATCATCACAGTAGAAGATATTACTGAACGAGAAATCGCCACATCCAAAATAGCTCATGCGGCTCATCACGACACCCTAACCGGCTTAGCGAATAGAACACTTTTCAATGAGTCATTGGAAAAAGTTGTTCTTTCTGAAGAGCATCATCAAAACAAGTGCAATACGGTGTTGATGTTGCTTGATTTAGATAAGTTCAAACAAATTAATGACACCCACGGGCATTTGGTTGGAGACAAAATATTAAAAGCCGTTGCTCAACGTCTCGTCCATGCCGTGAGATGTACCGACGTGGTAGCTCGTCTAGGTGGTGATGAATTTGCCGTTATTCTATCGGGTCACGACAAAATCTATGAGATAGCGATTTCAACGGCTAAACGCATCCAACAAACCATCTGTAAACCTTATCGAATTGATAAATTGCAGCTTAAAATTGGCATCAGTATCGGCCTATCTCTGGTTAAAGAAAGCGATGAATCCATTAGTGATGTGATTAATAGAGCCGATCTTGCCCTTTATGCGGTGAAAAATTCTGGCAGAAACCATTTTCTTTTTTACGATGAAACGCTAGAGCGAAAAACCAACACAAAATAG
- a CDS encoding sensor domain-containing diguanylate cyclase, with amino-acid sequence MMVNKYLIIMVILLYSQLSHALPSIPSSSGMNSHLISAIEYVQLPQDSDKDINNIEQYFESHSVNHASNSLLSLGISHQITWVKLSLHNPTKDTLTRYLTAGKTWIDSLDVYSIQDHLPHHQHAGDYEFASHHLVPGVGFVFPVTIPPGNSHIFIRAQSLDPMTLPIDLQNTGDARGYHALVHITSGWVYGVLMALIGFNLVLYFTVKQSYTLYYCCYIACFIIVNLSYNGFGFAWFYPHSLYIQNYCTLVFMVLHGVSGLIFIASFLSIKRNMPFIYKFVAVYCTAGVITMSILIVQKAHIMATHIAFNYLTLATLLMIAIAGLSIGKVKDAQYFLVAVLCSMLGLLVTTLSVRGNLPYNYFTFNSAVFGVVLEAIILAIIVSIRLKAIDKERITAQYLSAYDPLTNIFNRRSFFNVGQKIIKNATKNKTPLCFVMMDIDHFKNINDIHGHYVGDQALTHIACLLKKNIRVTDILARWGGEEIAILLPKTNLEQALACTEHLRATIEDTPLIVNGEEVVITASFGIAVAHHNEPLDELFKRADKQLYKAKNQGRNRIGCE; translated from the coding sequence ATGATGGTAAATAAATATCTCATAATCATGGTGATATTGTTATACAGCCAACTATCACATGCTTTACCTTCGATTCCCTCTTCAAGTGGAATGAACTCCCACCTCATCTCTGCTATCGAATACGTACAACTTCCCCAAGATAGCGACAAAGATATCAATAATATCGAGCAATATTTCGAGAGCCACTCGGTCAATCACGCCTCAAATAGTTTACTTTCACTTGGCATTAGCCACCAGATTACTTGGGTCAAACTATCACTACATAATCCGACGAAAGACACACTCACTCGTTATCTAACCGCAGGGAAAACGTGGATAGACAGTCTCGATGTATACAGTATTCAAGATCACCTTCCCCATCACCAACATGCTGGCGACTACGAATTTGCCAGCCATCATTTAGTTCCAGGTGTCGGCTTTGTATTTCCGGTTACGATTCCTCCAGGGAACAGTCACATATTCATTCGTGCTCAATCGCTGGATCCAATGACACTACCTATTGATTTACAGAATACCGGCGATGCGCGTGGCTATCATGCCTTAGTGCACATCACATCAGGCTGGGTATATGGGGTATTGATGGCACTGATTGGGTTCAATCTGGTGCTGTATTTCACTGTTAAACAAAGTTACACACTCTATTACTGCTGCTATATCGCTTGCTTTATCATTGTAAACCTCTCGTATAATGGCTTTGGGTTTGCTTGGTTCTATCCCCATTCGCTGTACATCCAAAACTATTGCACTCTGGTATTTATGGTGCTTCATGGCGTCAGTGGCTTAATATTTATCGCCAGCTTTCTCTCCATTAAGCGCAATATGCCATTCATTTATAAATTCGTCGCCGTGTATTGTACAGCGGGTGTGATTACAATGAGCATCCTTATAGTGCAAAAAGCACACATTATGGCGACCCACATAGCCTTTAACTATTTAACTCTTGCCACTCTCTTGATGATCGCTATCGCCGGATTAAGTATTGGTAAAGTGAAAGATGCACAATACTTTTTAGTGGCCGTGCTATGTAGCATGCTTGGTTTATTAGTGACAACTCTCTCTGTGAGGGGAAACCTTCCATATAATTACTTTACTTTTAACAGTGCAGTTTTTGGTGTGGTGTTAGAAGCGATTATTCTTGCCATTATCGTAAGTATACGATTAAAAGCGATAGACAAGGAACGTATTACTGCACAATACCTCTCCGCGTATGATCCACTAACCAATATTTTTAACCGGCGGTCATTTTTTAACGTCGGCCAAAAAATCATTAAAAACGCGACAAAAAATAAAACTCCGCTCTGCTTTGTCATGATGGATATTGATCACTTTAAAAATATTAACGATATTCATGGCCATTATGTCGGAGACCAAGCATTAACTCATATAGCATGCCTGTTAAAGAAAAATATTCGGGTAACAGATATCCTAGCGCGCTGGGGCGGAGAAGAAATAGCCATTCTGTTACCAAAAACCAACCTGGAGCAAGCTCTCGCTTGTACTGAACATTTACGCGCCACTATCGAAGACACCCCATTGATTGTTAATGGTGAAGAGGTTGTCATAACCGCTAGCTTTGGCATCGCTGTTGCTCATCATAATGAGCCGCTGGATGAATTATTCAAACGTGCTGACAAGCAGCTCTATAAAGCTAAAAATCAAGGCCGTAACCGCATCGGTTGTGAATAA
- a CDS encoding sugar dehydrogenase complex small subunit, with amino-acid sequence MKNRVHVQNSNSSELSESNMTRRRFLSSAVATAVGGYVMLSVPKVSFAADFGSLSPELQKIAALLTAKPIDPALAARASEALAKVDPQFPAHFSDLATFLKDHHITSLEELKVQPAFTGQIKTTAQSIISAFYLGYVGTPVAHSSEDNVEFVTYTQALTYQLTKPYTPIPSYSRWQTGYWEHVPNTPSFS; translated from the coding sequence GTGAAAAATCGTGTTCACGTTCAGAACTCAAATTCATCTGAGCTTTCTGAATCTAATATGACCCGACGTCGTTTTTTATCGTCAGCCGTCGCTACCGCTGTCGGTGGATATGTCATGCTCTCGGTACCTAAGGTTAGCTTTGCAGCTGACTTTGGCTCCTTATCCCCCGAGTTACAAAAAATCGCGGCTTTGCTAACTGCGAAACCTATTGATCCCGCGCTGGCCGCTCGTGCTAGTGAGGCATTAGCGAAAGTTGATCCCCAGTTTCCCGCCCATTTTTCGGATCTCGCTACCTTTCTAAAGGATCACCACATTACCAGTTTGGAAGAGTTAAAAGTTCAACCGGCATTTACAGGCCAAATAAAGACGACCGCACAAAGCATTATCTCAGCGTTCTATCTTGGCTATGTGGGCACACCGGTCGCACATTCCTCTGAAGACAACGTCGAATTTGTCACTTACACCCAAGCGCTGACTTACCAGTTAACTAAACCGTATACCCCAATTCCAAGTTATTCACGCTGGCAAACCGGCTATTGGGAGCACGTGCCTAACACGCCATCATTCTCATAA
- a CDS encoding ArsC/Spx/MgsR family protein, with protein sequence MAHIHFFQKPGCINNGKQVKLLKAAGHDVIEDDLLTHVWSVEILKTFFGSQPLSACFNQQAPAIKSQELDPTKLTDEQALELMVNHPILIKRPLMIINEEHFIQGFDQNMLAELIGLEPMHGKETVVQNLRQQDLEHCPNDKNITTCD encoded by the coding sequence ATGGCACATATCCACTTTTTTCAGAAACCAGGGTGTATCAACAACGGCAAGCAAGTTAAATTACTTAAAGCCGCAGGACACGACGTCATTGAAGACGATCTGTTAACTCATGTATGGTCAGTTGAAATATTGAAAACCTTTTTTGGTTCACAACCATTAAGCGCTTGTTTTAATCAGCAAGCTCCAGCAATAAAGAGCCAAGAGCTCGATCCAACCAAATTAACCGATGAGCAAGCCCTAGAGCTTATGGTGAACCATCCCATTTTAATAAAACGCCCATTGATGATTATTAATGAAGAGCATTTTATCCAAGGGTTTGACCAGAATATGCTGGCAGAACTGATTGGCCTTGAACCAATGCACGGAAAAGAGACCGTAGTACAAAATCTTCGCCAACAAGATTTAGAGCACTGCCCTAACGACAAAAACATCACGACGTGTGATTAA